In the genome of Methylosinus sp. C49, the window TCCCTGGTCCAGGGCTCCGCCTCGTAATATTCCCAAAGGCGCCAGACGACGAAAGCCGCCGCCAGGGCGAGCGCCAATGTCGTCGCGATGCGAAGGAAGGAGAGCAGCTTCGTTTTCACAGACGTTCCGGGGACAAGAGAAGAACGCAAGCGCCGAGCAGACAGACGAACATGGCGAAATTGAACAAGGCCGGGTGCCAGACGAAGCGGTAGAAGTCGATAGTCGCGAGCGCTCGCGCGATCACGACCTCCAGAACGAAAGCGACGAGCGCGAAGGCGAGCAGCGACGATACGAACACGCCGAAGATGCTTATTTCTGCAGTCATGCGACTTTCGCCTCCAACAAGGACTGGTCGGGTGGGGGCGCCGCGGCGAAGAGACAACGCCGCAGGCCGACCAGAGCGAGCAGCAGGCGCGCGTCGCCGGCGTTTCGCGCCGTCGCCATTGCGCGATCGATCGCGCGCAGAGCGGCCCGAGACGGCCCCGGAGCTCCGATCTGGAAAGAGCGTGAGAGATGCTTCAGCAACGCGTCGATCCGTCTTCGGCGAGAGCCGACGAGCGTGTTTCGCGAACGGCGCGCATCGAGAATATTCAGCCCGGTTCTCAAATCGCGCAGCGCATCCGGCAATCTACCTTCGACCGCATGGGCGATCGGCGCGAGCAGAAACAGACGATCGAGCATCAAGCCCATGAGGCGCACATCGTTTCCCGCGTGCGGGTCGGCCGCCTGAACGAGCGCGTCCCGGTTGGCGCGCGCATAGCGGCGCGCGCGCAATTGCGCGCCGGCGCGGCGGATCAAGGCCGTCGTGACCGCGGTCAGCGCCATGCCGGCGGACATTGCGAGACTCGTATTCACGAAATTCTCTGCGTCCGCGGAATAGAGCTCCTGCACGGCCATGGCGGTCGGCGTGACGATGGCCAGCGGCAGACCGATGCGAAAGGTCAGCGGCGAGGCGATGAGCAAGCCGAAGGCGAGGTAGACGGGAGCGAGCGCCAGCGCCAGCGTCTCGAAATTGTGAATGTGCGGCAAGACGACGAAGAGGTAGACGCCGGCGATCGTCGTGGCGAGGATCGTCCATTTGGCGAAGCCGGCGATCGACGGAGTGGGATCATCCTGAGATGCGTAGAGGCTTCCGACGATCGCTCCCATCATGGCGGCGACCGAGCCCTCCGGCCACGCCGTGGCGATCCAGAATAGGCAGCAGGCGAAAATCGCGCAGGCGAGCGCGAAGGCGGCGTGCAGCGCTGCGCCATGGTCGAGATGACGGACGCGCGCGACGCGCGATTCGACCGTGAGGCGCAAGGGCGCCGGCCGAAACGATCCGTCGGCGAGGGCTTTCGTCAACTCCCCGCAGTCGAGCAAAATATCGAGCAGCTCGGCGATGCGCAGGCAGAGGCTCGCCTCGACGAGCGCGCGCCAGTCGGCGTCAGCGCTCACGACGGCGGCCGCTTCGAGGTCGCGCCGAAGCTCGGCGGCCTCCTTCTCCCTATCGATCGCTTCGACGGCAGCGATCAGGGCGCGCGCGCGCGCGACGAGCGAGGAAATGCGCTCCGAGGCGCCGCCGAGGTCGGCGAGCGCGACGCGGCGGTCGGAAATCGCCGACAGAACGGGAAACAGCATGAGCAAGCGTGGCGTGATGCGACGAACGCGATCGAGCGATCGGCGTTCGACCGCAGCATCGAAGGAGAGATGTGCGGCGAGCGTCTCGATCTCCGCCACATCGGTCACGAGGCGCAACCAATGCGCGTCGTTCGGCGTGCTCGTTTGTGGGTCGAGCGCGTCGCTGGCGGCGTCGCGTCCGTGCTGCAGCGAGACATCGAGCCTTTCTGCGACGACGGGACCGACGGAGCGCGGGAAGACGAGGCTCGACACGAGCGAAGCGCAAGCGATGCCGACGAGGATCTCTTCGGTTCGCGACAGAGCGAGATCGAAGACCGTCGCCGGCGTGTCGACCGCCGGAAATCCGACGATCGCCGCCGTATAGCCGGCGAGCATGAACACATAGCCGCGCGGCGTGCGGTCGAGCAGCGCGAGATAGAGGCAAAATCCCGACCAGATCGACA includes:
- a CDS encoding DUF1656 domain-containing protein, translating into MTAEISIFGVFVSSLLAFALVAFVLEVVIARALATIDFYRFVWHPALFNFAMFVCLLGACVLLLSPERL
- a CDS encoding FUSC family protein: MPFFGSSHWLFSVKTFVAAMLALAVSFWLDLPRPYWALASVYIASQPLAGATRSKAVYRAAGTLIGAAGAVLMVPNLVDAPLVLALAMSIWSGFCLYLALLDRTPRGYVFMLAGYTAAIVGFPAVDTPATVFDLALSRTEEILVGIACASLVSSLVFPRSVGPVVAERLDVSLQHGRDAASDALDPQTSTPNDAHWLRLVTDVAEIETLAAHLSFDAAVERRSLDRVRRITPRLLMLFPVLSAISDRRVALADLGGASERISSLVARARALIAAVEAIDREKEAAELRRDLEAAAVVSADADWRALVEASLCLRIAELLDILLDCGELTKALADGSFRPAPLRLTVESRVARVRHLDHGAALHAAFALACAIFACCLFWIATAWPEGSVAAMMGAIVGSLYASQDDPTPSIAGFAKWTILATTIAGVYLFVVLPHIHNFETLALALAPVYLAFGLLIASPLTFRIGLPLAIVTPTAMAVQELYSADAENFVNTSLAMSAGMALTAVTTALIRRAGAQLRARRYARANRDALVQAADPHAGNDVRLMGLMLDRLFLLAPIAHAVEGRLPDALRDLRTGLNILDARRSRNTLVGSRRRRIDALLKHLSRSFQIGAPGPSRAALRAIDRAMATARNAGDARLLLALVGLRRCLFAAAPPPDQSLLEAKVA